A window of Rhododendron vialii isolate Sample 1 chromosome 11a, ASM3025357v1 contains these coding sequences:
- the LOC131308542 gene encoding protein SRC2-like isoform X1: MYHSSAPPAVAYPSTSSISGIQGQLLEVTVVSGTKLKNTEWISRQDPYVCLEYGSTKFRTRTCTDGGKNPTFQEKFTISLIEGLRELKIVVWNSNTINFDDFIGTGNVRLQKVLSEGYDDSSWPLQSKSGRSSGEIRLILHYANAKKPAASYAPLAPPYLSQAAPYSTPQPPHVASYPLPGSGYPAPSPYPSHQPNSAAPYPNHQSTAYPPPSAYPPPPYPPPPAYPPSPYPESSSYNSPGDSYFSSLLLSAL; the protein is encoded by the exons atgtaCCATTCGTCAGCTCCACCGGCAGTTGCTTATCCTTCAACGTCGTCGATTAGTGGTATTCAGGGCCAGCTTCTTGAAGTCACAG TGGTTAGTGGTACGAAATTGAAGAACACCGAATGGATTTCAAGGCAAGATCCCTACGTTTGCCTCGAGTACGGCAGCACCAAGTTCCGTACCCGTACATGCACAG ACGGGGGCAAAAACCCTACGTTCCAAGAGAAGTTCACGATCTCGCTGATTGAAGGGCTACGGGAACTGAAGATCGTGGTTTGGAACAGCAACACCATCAATTTTGACGACTTCATCGGCACCGGGAA TGTTCGGTTGCAGAAGGTTCTTTCCGAGGGGTACGACGACAGCTCTTGGCCACTTCAGAGTAAATCCGGAAG GTCTTCCGGAGAAATTAGACTCATACTGCATTACGCTAATGCCAAG AAACCAGCAGCAAGCTATGCTCCTTTAGCTCCACCATATCTTTCCCAAGCCGCTCCGTACTCTACACCACAGCCGCCACATGTAGCCTCTTATCCATTGCCAGGCTCTGGCTACCCAGCACCATCGCCGTACCCTTCACACCAGCCAAATTCAGCAGCCCCATACCCTAACCATCAGTCAACTGCTTACCCTCCACCTTCGGCATATCCCCCTCCACCATACCCACCACCTCCGGCATATCCCCCATCACCATATCCGGAGTCTTCCTCGTATAATAGTCCAGGTGATTCATATTTCTCCTCCCTACTTCTTTCTGCTTTATAA
- the LOC131308542 gene encoding protein SRC2-like isoform X2 encodes MYHSSAPPAVAYPSTSSISGIQGQLLEVTVVSGTKLKNTEWISRQDPYVCLEYGSTKFRTRTCTDGGKNPTFQEKFTISLIEGLRELKIVVWNSNTINFDDFIGTGNVRLQKVLSEGYDDSSWPLQSKSGRSSGEIRLILHYANAKKPAASYAPLAPPYLSQAAPYSTPQPPHVASYPLPGSGYPAPSPYPSHQPNSAAPYPNHQSTAYPPPSAYPPPPYPPPPAYPPSPYPESSSYNSPGPFPGIYRPPPY; translated from the exons atgtaCCATTCGTCAGCTCCACCGGCAGTTGCTTATCCTTCAACGTCGTCGATTAGTGGTATTCAGGGCCAGCTTCTTGAAGTCACAG TGGTTAGTGGTACGAAATTGAAGAACACCGAATGGATTTCAAGGCAAGATCCCTACGTTTGCCTCGAGTACGGCAGCACCAAGTTCCGTACCCGTACATGCACAG ACGGGGGCAAAAACCCTACGTTCCAAGAGAAGTTCACGATCTCGCTGATTGAAGGGCTACGGGAACTGAAGATCGTGGTTTGGAACAGCAACACCATCAATTTTGACGACTTCATCGGCACCGGGAA TGTTCGGTTGCAGAAGGTTCTTTCCGAGGGGTACGACGACAGCTCTTGGCCACTTCAGAGTAAATCCGGAAG GTCTTCCGGAGAAATTAGACTCATACTGCATTACGCTAATGCCAAG AAACCAGCAGCAAGCTATGCTCCTTTAGCTCCACCATATCTTTCCCAAGCCGCTCCGTACTCTACACCACAGCCGCCACATGTAGCCTCTTATCCATTGCCAGGCTCTGGCTACCCAGCACCATCGCCGTACCCTTCACACCAGCCAAATTCAGCAGCCCCATACCCTAACCATCAGTCAACTGCTTACCCTCCACCTTCGGCATATCCCCCTCCACCATACCCACCACCTCCGGCATATCCCCCATCACCATATCCGGAGTCTTCCTCGTATAATAGTCCAG GTCCGTTCCCTGGCATCTATCGTCCACCACCATACTGA
- the LOC131308541 gene encoding cyclin-D3-1, whose protein sequence is MAIQQNHSPLLDALYCEEEQWDEEEVGEEERDGISKSISNNGRTTNPSLFPLLSLEHDLFWEDEELLSLFSKEKEMKVHLDLESRDPDQYYALRLARKESVEWILKVHAYYGFTALTAILAINYLDRFLSGLHFQREKPWMIQLAAVTCLSLAAKVEETQVPLLLDLQVEDTKFVFEAKTIQRMELLVLSTLRWRMNPVTPISFLDHIIRRLGLNNHLHWEFLRRSERLLLSAVADSRFVRYLPSVLATATMLHVIHQIEPVDAMDYQNQLLGVLNLSREDVNDCHQLITELSTTTCFFNGQQTNPRKRKYEQIPSSPSGVIDAYFSSDSSNDSWAVVGSSVSSSPEPLLKKTRSAQEQQMRLPSLSRVFVDVLGSPH, encoded by the exons ATGGCTATACAGCAAAACCACTCACCTCTGTTAGATGCTCTGTACTGCGAGGAAGAGCAATGGGATGAAGAAGAAGtaggagaagaggagagagatgggatTAGTAAGAGCATTAGCAATAATGGGAGGACAACAAACCCATCTCTTTTTCCTCTGCTTTCACTGGAACATGACCTGTTTTGGGAAGATgaagagcttctctctctcttctccaaaGAGAAAGAGATGAAGGTTCATCTTGATCTTGAGAGCAGAGATCCAGATCAGTACTATGCACTCCGTCTGGCCCGAAAAGAGTCTGTGGAATGGATTCTAAAAGTCCATGCCTACTACGGATTCACGGCTCTCACTGCAATTCTTGCCATTAATTATCTGGATAGGTTTCTGTCTGGCCTTCATTTCCAGAGAGAGAAGCCATGGATGATCCAGCTTGCTGCTGTGACCTGTCTCTCTTTAGCTGCTAAAGTTGAAGAAACCCAAGTCCCTCTCCTCTTAGACCTTCAA GTGGAAGACACGAAGTTTGTTTTCGAGGCCAAAACAATCCAGAGAATGGAGCTATTGGTGCTGTCAACACTCCGATGGAGAATGAATCCGGTGACCCCAATCTCATTTCTCGACCACATTATAAGGAGGCTTGGACTGAACAACCATCTCCACTGGGAGTTTCTCCGGCGATCCGAGCGCCTCCTCCTCTCCGCCGTCGCCG ATTCAAGATTTGTGCGGTATCTGCCATCTGTGTTGGCCACTGCAACAATGCTTCACGTTATACATCAGATAGAACCTGTGGATGCCATGGATTACCAAAACCAGCTTCTGGGCGTTCTCAATCTCAGCAGG GAGGATGTGAATGATTGCCATCAACTCATAACAGAGCTATCAACCACTACTTGCTTCTTCAATGGCCAACAAACCAATCCTCGCAAGAGAAAGTATGAGCAAATTCCAAGCAGCCCAAGTGGAGTGATTGATGCATATTTCAGCTCTGATAGCTCAAATGACTCCTGGGCTGTGGTGGGGTCCTCGGTTTCTTCTTCACCAGAGCCACTGTTGAAGAAGACCAGATCAGCCCAAGAGCAGCAGATGCGTTTGCCATCACTCAGCAGGGTGTTTGTTGATGTCCTCGGCAGCCCtcattaa